From Pseudomonas vanderleydeniana, the proteins below share one genomic window:
- a CDS encoding creatininase family protein — MLLHLSTWAEIGQFLERSRTIVVPIGSNEQHGPTGLLGTDWMCPQIIAHEAEKNADILIAPTFNIGMAQHHLAFPGTISLRPSTFIAAIGDWVRSLAGHGFEKILFLNGHGGNIASIEAAFSELYAEASFARRPAGFALKLCNWWDLEGVGELAREQFPVGHGSHATPSEIAVTQWAYPDAIKTAEYSPQIANTGPIREALDFRARFPDGRMGSDPALATVEKGGELVRLAASSLIREVEAFSREALPR, encoded by the coding sequence ATGCTCCTGCACCTGTCGACCTGGGCCGAGATCGGCCAGTTTCTCGAACGTAGCCGTACCATCGTCGTGCCCATCGGCTCCAATGAGCAACATGGCCCCACCGGTCTGTTGGGTACCGACTGGATGTGTCCGCAGATCATTGCCCATGAAGCCGAGAAGAACGCCGACATTCTGATCGCCCCGACCTTCAACATCGGCATGGCCCAGCATCACCTGGCCTTCCCGGGCACCATTTCACTACGGCCTTCGACCTTCATTGCCGCCATTGGCGACTGGGTCCGTTCGCTGGCAGGCCACGGTTTCGAGAAGATCCTGTTCCTCAATGGCCATGGTGGCAACATCGCTTCGATCGAAGCCGCATTCTCGGAGCTGTATGCCGAAGCCAGTTTCGCAAGGCGCCCTGCCGGCTTCGCCTTGAAACTGTGCAACTGGTGGGACCTCGAAGGCGTCGGCGAGCTGGCCCGCGAACAGTTTCCGGTCGGACACGGCAGCCATGCCACGCCCTCCGAGATCGCCGTGACCCAATGGGCTTATCCGGACGCCATCAAGACGGCCGAGTACTCGCCACAGATCGCCAACACCGGCCCAATCCGCGAAGCCCTGGACTTCCGTGCGCGCTTCCCGGATGGCCGCATGGGTTCGGACCCGGCCCTGGCCACCGTGGAGAAAGGGGGTGAACTGGTACGCCTGGCCGCCAGCAGCCTGATACGTGAAGTCGAGGCCTTCAGTCGCGAAGCCCTGCCCAGGTAA
- a CDS encoding bile acid:sodium symporter family protein — MTRPRFLPDNFTLTLISVVILASLLPAGGQVAVGFSWLTNIAIALLFFLHGAKLSRESIIAGAGHWRLHLLVFALTFVLFPLLGLALKPLLSPLIGDQLYMGMLYLCALPATVQSAIAFTSLARGNVPAAICSAAASSLFGIFITPLLVTLLLNVHGEGGSTLDAIVKISVQLLLPFIAGQIARRWIGAWVGRNKSWLKFVDQGSILLVVYSAFSEAVNEGIWHQIPLVDLAGLVVVCGVVLGLVLLASTLLGKAFGFDQEDRITILFCGSKKSLATGVPMAQVLFAGSTIGVLILPLMLFHQIQLMVCAVLAQRYAKRPESVSELMGQVDP, encoded by the coding sequence ATGACCCGTCCCCGTTTCCTGCCCGACAATTTCACCCTGACCCTGATCAGCGTGGTGATCCTTGCCAGCCTCCTGCCCGCTGGTGGCCAAGTGGCCGTCGGTTTCAGCTGGCTGACCAACATCGCCATCGCCCTGCTGTTCTTCCTGCACGGGGCCAAGCTCTCGCGTGAGTCGATCATCGCCGGTGCCGGCCACTGGCGCCTGCACCTGCTGGTCTTCGCCCTGACCTTCGTGCTGTTCCCGCTGCTGGGCCTGGCACTCAAGCCGCTGCTGTCACCCCTGATCGGCGACCAGTTGTACATGGGCATGCTCTACCTCTGCGCCCTGCCCGCCACGGTGCAATCGGCGATCGCCTTCACCTCCCTGGCCCGCGGTAACGTCCCGGCCGCGATCTGCAGCGCCGCGGCCTCCAGCCTGTTCGGCATCTTCATCACGCCGCTGCTGGTGACCCTGCTGCTGAACGTGCACGGCGAAGGTGGCTCGACCCTCGATGCCATCGTGAAGATCAGCGTGCAACTGCTGCTGCCGTTCATTGCTGGCCAGATCGCCCGGCGTTGGATCGGCGCCTGGGTCGGCCGCAACAAGAGCTGGCTGAAGTTCGTCGACCAGGGTTCGATTCTGCTGGTGGTCTACAGCGCCTTCAGCGAGGCGGTGAACGAAGGTATCTGGCATCAGATTCCACTTGTGGATCTGGCCGGGCTGGTGGTGGTCTGCGGCGTGGTGCTGGGCCTGGTGCTGCTGGCCTCGACCCTGCTGGGCAAGGCGTTCGGCTTTGACCAGGAAGACCGCATCACCATCCTGTTCTGCGGCTCCAAGAAAAGCCTGGCGACCGGCGTACCGATGGCCCAGGTGCTGTTCGCCGGCAGCACCATCGGCGTGCTGATCCTGCCGCTGATGCTGTTCCACCAGATCCAGCTGATGGTTTGCGCCGTGCTGGCCCAGCGTTATGCCAAGCGTCCGGAGTCGGTGAGCGAACTGATGGGCCAGGTCGATCCTTGA
- a CDS encoding alginate lyase family protein, translated as MALLATLSSPAFAAAESGSNASGITTLCQPAASSPSAKQLLMAASRQLGATSHPLARLHTEGTLPNQGIREQSIAAEKDWPVLRRAALAWRLSGDGRYLQQVDAGLIAWFGTYQPDFNPIDETNLDQLIQAYLLTAEQLSPKTREVSRTFLRNLGNGYLARIAQFHGAKGGTHSNNWQSHRVKLVTLAAAALADHEMLGQAFGVFRQQVADNLLPDGSVSDFTERDALHYVVYDLEPLVQAALAARPYGIGGNWLDYRAANGASLAHSLDWLMTYASGQRTHQEFVHTTVKFDRDRANVGETGYSGFWEPKSSSQLYWLAAQLDRRYLPLARQLAPNPPDWLGACYLK; from the coding sequence GTGGCGCTGCTTGCCACGCTCTCGAGCCCTGCCTTCGCGGCTGCAGAGTCGGGCTCCAACGCCTCGGGCATCACCACCCTGTGCCAACCCGCCGCCAGCAGCCCGTCCGCCAAACAGCTCTTGATGGCAGCGAGTCGGCAACTCGGCGCCACGAGTCACCCGCTGGCTCGACTGCATACCGAAGGCACGCTGCCAAACCAGGGCATCCGTGAGCAGAGCATCGCCGCCGAGAAGGACTGGCCGGTCCTGCGTCGGGCGGCCCTGGCTTGGCGGCTGAGCGGCGACGGGCGCTATCTGCAGCAGGTCGATGCGGGCCTGATTGCCTGGTTCGGCACCTATCAGCCGGATTTCAACCCGATCGACGAAACCAACCTCGACCAACTGATACAGGCCTACCTCCTCACTGCCGAGCAGTTGAGTCCCAAGACTCGCGAGGTCAGCCGCACCTTCCTGCGCAACCTCGGCAATGGCTACCTGGCCCGGATCGCCCAGTTCCACGGCGCCAAGGGGGGAACTCATAGCAACAACTGGCAGAGTCACCGGGTCAAGCTCGTTACCCTGGCCGCTGCCGCGCTGGCCGACCACGAAATGCTCGGGCAGGCCTTCGGGGTCTTTCGCCAGCAAGTCGCCGATAACCTGCTGCCTGATGGGTCAGTCTCCGATTTCACGGAGCGCGACGCCCTGCACTATGTCGTCTATGACCTGGAACCACTGGTCCAGGCAGCACTGGCGGCCCGTCCCTATGGCATCGGCGGCAACTGGCTGGACTACCGGGCGGCGAACGGTGCTTCGTTGGCACACTCGCTGGATTGGCTGATGACCTACGCCAGCGGGCAGCGCACACACCAGGAGTTCGTTCACACCACGGTGAAATTCGATCGTGACCGTGCCAACGTCGGCGAAACTGGTTACAGCGGCTTCTGGGAGCCCAAAAGCAGTAGCCAGTTGTATTGGCTGGCGGCACAACTGGACCGGCGCTACCTGCCGCTCGCTCGGCAACTGGCGCCCAACCCTCCGGATTGGCTGGGCGCCTGCTACCTGAAGTAG
- a CDS encoding GNAT family N-acetyltransferase — MTHLTFRRAEPDDAATCITIRGLTRENAFSEQDLRALGITVDSWSAGIRDDNLPGFVACVEGQVIGYCFGDRGTGEIAVLALLPAHEGQGIGKRLLEMMVQYLRNQGFNRLFLACASDPNVRSHGFYRHLGWVSTGTLDELGDEILEISIG, encoded by the coding sequence GTGACCCATCTTACCTTTCGCCGTGCCGAACCCGATGACGCCGCGACCTGCATCACCATCAGGGGGCTGACCAGGGAAAATGCGTTCAGCGAGCAGGACCTGCGCGCGCTGGGCATCACGGTCGACTCCTGGAGTGCAGGCATTCGCGACGACAACCTTCCTGGTTTCGTTGCCTGCGTGGAGGGCCAGGTCATTGGCTACTGTTTCGGTGACCGGGGTACCGGTGAAATCGCCGTGCTGGCGCTGCTTCCCGCCCATGAGGGGCAAGGCATCGGCAAGCGGCTCCTGGAAATGATGGTGCAGTATCTGCGAAACCAAGGGTTCAATCGCCTGTTCCTCGCCTGCGCCAGCGATCCGAACGTGCGCTCCCATGGTTTCTACCGGCACTTGGGCTGGGTGTCGACAGGCACTCTGGATGAGTTGGGAGACGAGATCCTGGAGATATCGATCGGGTGA
- a CDS encoding cytochrome b encodes MTHNHPPSTPMLKDSEAGAYSGPRIFLHWLSAAVILWATFSGFGVSLLDQQAPFRQWVESFNPQLTSLFIPFFAWRLWLAIKASPPPRHRGLQARLAGLAHIAIYAMVTGVLVTGVLMMNHPVEMLDLFELPQLIHSNSALAQLHQEHHVMCALLGALVGLHLLAVVQHQVMGRSVLGRMLKR; translated from the coding sequence TTGACTCATAACCACCCCCCCTCCACGCCGATGCTCAAGGACAGCGAAGCAGGCGCCTACTCCGGACCGCGTATCTTCCTGCACTGGCTCTCCGCCGCCGTGATCCTGTGGGCGACCTTCAGCGGATTCGGGGTAAGTCTGCTGGACCAGCAGGCACCCTTTCGGCAATGGGTCGAGTCGTTCAACCCCCAGCTCACCAGCCTCTTCATCCCGTTCTTCGCCTGGCGTCTATGGTTGGCGATAAAGGCCTCTCCGCCTCCCAGGCACAGGGGCCTGCAGGCGCGCCTGGCGGGGCTTGCGCATATCGCGATCTATGCCATGGTGACAGGAGTGCTGGTCACCGGCGTGCTGATGATGAATCACCCGGTGGAGATGCTCGATCTGTTCGAACTGCCGCAGTTGATCCACTCCAACTCGGCACTGGCGCAATTGCATCAGGAACACCATGTGATGTGCGCCTTGCTAGGCGCCCTGGTCGGCCTGCATTTGCTGGCGGTGGTGCAACACCAGGTGATGGGACGCTCAGTGTTGGGTAGGATGCTCAAACGCTGA
- a CDS encoding PLD nuclease N-terminal domain-containing protein, protein MQIEYVWIALAVVVLLVELWAIRSVLRSGRSAGTKGLWIVVLIWVPLLGLVLWFFIGPKAPTRELPVAQQGRS, encoded by the coding sequence ATGCAAATCGAATATGTCTGGATCGCCCTGGCGGTGGTGGTATTGCTGGTCGAGTTGTGGGCTATCAGGAGCGTGCTCAGGAGCGGACGGAGCGCCGGCACTAAGGGGCTATGGATCGTGGTGCTGATCTGGGTACCGTTGCTGGGGCTGGTGCTCTGGTTCTTCATCGGTCCCAAGGCGCCGACTCGGGAGTTGCCAGTCGCCCAGCAGGGCCGGAGCTAG
- the yddG gene encoding aromatic amino acid DMT transporter YddG: MRVRSERAATACGLLAIILWSTASGLIRSVTSSFGPLGGSAMIYTLGSLLLLVLLGKPRLRSTPPIYLILGTALFVAYEVCLSLSLGFAISNTQAIQLGVVNYLWPCMTVLLAIVMNGQRARWIIVPGSILALFGIVWVVSGNSLSLPSIAANIGSNPLSYSLAFGGAIGFALYCNVTRRYAGGQNLVVLFFVVTALVLWLKYLLSSEVIPALTLGSGLELFAAAAAMAGGYALWNLGIIRGNLTLLATASYFAPVLSSAFSAVWLGAALTTQFWQGAVLVTVGSLVCWQATRSLEDPT; this comes from the coding sequence ATGCGGGTTCGTAGCGAGCGCGCCGCAACGGCGTGCGGATTGTTGGCGATCATTCTGTGGAGCACAGCCTCCGGCCTGATCAGAAGCGTGACTTCCAGTTTCGGGCCGTTGGGCGGCTCGGCGATGATCTACACCCTGGGCAGCCTCCTGCTGCTGGTCCTGCTGGGCAAACCACGCCTGCGCTCCACTCCCCCTATCTACCTGATACTGGGCACTGCGCTGTTCGTGGCTTATGAGGTCTGCCTGTCGCTGTCCCTTGGCTTCGCCATCAGCAACACCCAGGCCATTCAATTGGGCGTGGTGAACTACCTGTGGCCGTGCATGACGGTGCTGTTGGCAATCGTCATGAATGGGCAACGGGCCCGCTGGATCATTGTGCCAGGCTCGATCCTGGCGCTGTTCGGGATTGTCTGGGTAGTGAGCGGCAACAGCCTTTCACTTCCGAGCATCGCCGCCAACATCGGCTCCAACCCGCTGAGCTACAGCCTGGCATTCGGGGGTGCGATCGGATTCGCCCTGTATTGCAACGTCACTCGCCGATATGCGGGCGGGCAGAACCTGGTGGTGCTGTTTTTCGTGGTTACGGCACTCGTCCTCTGGCTGAAATACCTGCTGAGCAGCGAGGTGATTCCCGCCCTGACGCTCGGCAGCGGGCTGGAGCTGTTCGCCGCCGCCGCCGCGATGGCTGGTGGATATGCCCTCTGGAACCTGGGCATCATCCGCGGCAATCTCACGCTGCTGGCGACCGCCTCCTACTTCGCCCCCGTGCTGTCCTCGGCGTTTTCGGCGGTGTGGCTGGGCGCCGCGCTGACAACCCAGTTCTGGCAAGGCGCAGTGCTGGTCACCGTGGGGTCGCTGGTGTGCTGGCAGGCTACCCGTAGCCTTGAAGACCCGACATAG
- a CDS encoding MFS transporter: MNSPSTGTTAPRFGLFCMASFLLSISYGATFLLSLLVRSFGAGEREAGQVFAVAMVSTLVAVLGSGHVLQRLGAPRSIALGAVFLVIASAGFAMVSGLGLALSACGFILGVGWGLFYTVGPIMVAAMVEPQRRTHCFALLSGSMLTGIGSGPLLGKLAAHAGLPVQAAFACAAVAALLGGLYFWRLGAREETRMRSSERVQISLKATAQVLRSPSGLSILMVGLGGAVFGVMGSFQTSYAAGLGLDYSLFFIGFMGAAIACRLLVAKWVVQRNPFSASCVLTSLMLVAVLGFGEWVHDSLGYWLTAALLGVGYGLNYSVINGLAANEAPPGLTAQALLLFSLSYFIGVFGFPFIAGKLISHTGVQGMLWGVGVVAALVWMVSVGRWLFWRFARAEWVTR, translated from the coding sequence ATGAATTCTCCCTCGACCGGCACGACAGCCCCGCGTTTTGGCCTGTTCTGCATGGCCAGCTTTCTCCTCTCCATTTCCTACGGGGCGACGTTCCTGTTGTCCTTGCTGGTGAGGTCCTTTGGTGCGGGTGAGCGTGAGGCCGGGCAGGTCTTTGCCGTTGCGATGGTCAGTACGCTGGTGGCCGTGCTCGGTTCCGGGCATGTGCTGCAGCGCCTGGGAGCACCGCGCAGCATTGCCCTGGGCGCTGTTTTCCTGGTCATCGCCTCTGCGGGATTTGCCATGGTGTCGGGGCTGGGTCTTGCGCTGTCAGCCTGTGGTTTCATCCTCGGTGTCGGTTGGGGGCTGTTCTACACGGTCGGCCCGATCATGGTGGCAGCGATGGTCGAGCCACAGCGCCGTACCCACTGTTTCGCACTGCTGTCGGGGAGCATGCTGACCGGTATCGGCAGCGGGCCGTTGCTGGGCAAGCTGGCGGCTCATGCGGGTCTGCCAGTGCAAGCGGCTTTTGCTTGTGCAGCAGTTGCCGCATTACTGGGCGGGCTTTATTTCTGGCGCCTGGGGGCGAGGGAGGAAACCCGAATGCGTTCAAGCGAACGGGTACAGATCAGTCTCAAGGCGACGGCGCAGGTGCTGCGTTCGCCGTCCGGGCTGTCGATTCTCATGGTTGGCCTGGGCGGTGCGGTTTTCGGCGTCATGGGCAGTTTCCAGACCAGTTACGCGGCAGGCCTCGGGCTGGACTATTCGCTGTTTTTCATTGGGTTCATGGGCGCAGCCATTGCCTGCCGGCTACTGGTCGCCAAGTGGGTGGTTCAACGTAATCCGTTCTCGGCCTCCTGCGTATTGACCAGCCTGATGCTGGTCGCGGTGCTCGGTTTTGGCGAGTGGGTCCACGACAGCCTTGGCTACTGGCTGACGGCTGCGCTGTTGGGCGTCGGCTACGGCCTGAACTACTCGGTGATCAATGGCCTGGCGGCCAACGAGGCGCCACCCGGGCTGACGGCCCAGGCACTGCTGCTGTTCAGCCTGTCCTACTTCATTGGGGTGTTCGGTTTTCCCTTCATCGCCGGCAAACTGATCAGCCATACCGGTGTTCAGGGGATGCTGTGGGGGGTAGGAGTGGTGGCGGCGCTGGTCTGGATGGTGAGTGTCGGGCGCTGGCTGTTCTGGCGCTTTGCCAGGGCGGAGTGGGTGACGCGCTAG
- a CDS encoding HDOD domain-containing protein, translated as MDIDTLFAQLHSLPSIPQVALELVQQFDNRNESLENVARNIERDPVIAAKVLRLANSARFKGARESASIEDAAMRLGFNVLRTLVLASAVTGAFKSAPGFDLKVFWGRSFQVASVSRLLARQAGLDAEVAFTCGVMHDIGELLIQTGAPDYAARIKGASGTTSRAASETQQLGFGYPEVGAELGKRWNLPLTIQSAIRYQAQPHLAPAGQPYARIIAQAMEICDELERHGGPDAEARNALGGPLFEDVDLDALFDKLPQVLEQDKAFADFLA; from the coding sequence ATGGATATCGATACGTTGTTTGCGCAGTTGCACAGTCTTCCCAGCATTCCCCAGGTTGCCCTGGAATTGGTCCAGCAATTCGACAACCGTAACGAAAGCCTCGAAAACGTGGCACGCAACATCGAACGTGACCCGGTGATCGCCGCCAAGGTGCTGCGCCTGGCGAACTCGGCGCGTTTCAAGGGCGCCCGCGAGTCGGCCAGCATCGAGGATGCGGCCATGCGCCTGGGTTTCAACGTATTGCGCACCCTGGTGCTGGCTTCGGCCGTGACCGGGGCCTTCAAGTCGGCACCCGGTTTCGATCTCAAGGTGTTCTGGGGCCGTAGTTTCCAGGTCGCCAGTGTCAGTCGCCTTCTGGCGCGTCAGGCCGGCCTCGATGCTGAAGTGGCGTTCACCTGCGGGGTCATGCACGACATCGGCGAGCTGTTGATCCAGACCGGTGCACCGGACTACGCCGCACGTATCAAGGGTGCCAGCGGCACCACCAGCCGCGCCGCCAGTGAAACCCAGCAACTGGGCTTCGGCTACCCGGAAGTGGGCGCGGAGCTGGGTAAACGCTGGAATCTTCCACTGACCATCCAGTCGGCCATCCGCTACCAGGCCCAACCGCACCTGGCACCTGCTGGACAGCCCTACGCGCGGATCATCGCCCAGGCCATGGAAATCTGCGACGAGCTGGAGCGGCATGGCGGGCCGGACGCCGAGGCGCGCAATGCCTTGGGTGGCCCTCTGTTCGAGGACGTGGACCTCGACGCGCTGTTCGACAAGCTGCCCCAGGTACTGGAACAGGACAAGGCCTTCGCCGACTTTCTTGCCTGA
- a CDS encoding amino acid ABC transporter permease yields the protein MDFSVITDNLDYFLLGAYPNGPLGGAALTLVLSVLSGVSAALLGLVLGIALSTLKGWPKGTLIAALGFLRAIPVLMLIFWSYFLLPILFHFDIPALFTVVCALSLIGGAYLAYSVHAGIQSLPAGQWAAARALGMRPVQVMRLIILPQALPIMLPSFLNQWVSLIKDTSLAYVIGVGELSFVATQVSNRVMVHPTEIFLFVALVYFVFCTSLDLLAGVLTRKRKTAPARQTEPSTETKALFPSTEIS from the coding sequence ATGGATTTTTCCGTCATCACCGACAACCTCGACTACTTCCTGCTGGGCGCCTATCCCAACGGCCCGCTCGGCGGTGCCGCCCTGACACTGGTGTTGAGCGTCCTTTCCGGGGTCAGTGCCGCCCTCCTGGGCCTGGTGCTGGGCATTGCGCTGAGCACCCTCAAGGGCTGGCCTAAAGGCACATTGATTGCGGCATTGGGTTTCCTGCGTGCAATTCCCGTACTGATGCTGATCTTCTGGAGCTACTTCCTGCTGCCGATCCTGTTCCATTTCGACATCCCGGCGCTGTTCACCGTGGTCTGTGCCCTGTCGCTGATCGGCGGTGCCTACCTCGCGTACTCAGTGCATGCCGGCATCCAGAGCCTGCCCGCCGGCCAATGGGCTGCGGCGCGGGCGTTGGGCATGCGGCCGGTACAGGTCATGCGCCTGATCATCCTGCCCCAGGCATTGCCGATCATGCTGCCGTCGTTTCTCAACCAGTGGGTCTCACTGATCAAGGATACGTCGCTGGCGTATGTGATTGGCGTGGGAGAGTTGTCTTTCGTCGCGACGCAGGTGAGCAACCGGGTGATGGTTCATCCGACGGAGATCTTCCTGTTCGTGGCGTTGGTGTACTTCGTGTTCTGCACCAGCCTCGATTTGCTGGCGGGTGTACTGACCCGCAAGCGAAAAACCGCACCGGCTCGACAAACGGAGCCCAGCACCGAAACGAAAGCTCTCTTTCCATCGACTGAAATTTCCTAG
- a CDS encoding amino acid ABC transporter permease: MFGELLGPQYLKWLFDGFVLTLALSAVVCLVATGLGFLVCLARLSGSRWLAWPARSYLALLRNTPLLVQLFFWYFGVSALLPEELVSWLNLPHEVTLAGVTLNWPSFEFIAGFWGLMLYTSAFIAEEFRAGVASVRPQQREAGLAMGLRPAQVWRYVVLPQALRTALGPLLGQYMNALKNSSLTMAIGLAELSYASRQVETETFKTFQAFGFATLLYIFSIALIEAAGQWVRQTKRYRQGAA; the protein is encoded by the coding sequence ATGTTTGGTGAATTGCTCGGCCCGCAGTACCTGAAATGGCTGTTCGATGGATTTGTCCTGACGCTGGCGCTGTCTGCCGTGGTCTGCCTGGTCGCCACCGGGCTTGGCTTCCTGGTGTGCCTGGCGCGGCTGTCCGGTTCACGCTGGCTGGCCTGGCCAGCACGCAGCTACCTGGCGCTGCTGCGTAACACACCGCTGCTGGTGCAACTGTTCTTCTGGTACTTCGGCGTCAGTGCGCTACTGCCCGAAGAGCTGGTGAGCTGGCTCAACCTGCCTCATGAAGTGACGCTTGCCGGCGTGACACTCAACTGGCCGTCCTTCGAGTTCATCGCCGGATTCTGGGGCCTGATGCTCTACACCTCGGCTTTCATTGCCGAAGAATTCCGTGCTGGCGTAGCCTCGGTGCGCCCACAGCAGCGTGAGGCCGGCCTGGCCATGGGCCTGCGCCCGGCACAGGTGTGGCGCTACGTGGTCTTGCCGCAGGCCCTGCGTACGGCCCTGGGGCCGCTGCTGGGGCAATACATGAATGCCTTGAAGAACTCCTCGTTGACCATGGCCATCGGCCTGGCCGAGCTGTCCTATGCCTCGCGCCAGGTCGAGACCGAAACCTTCAAGACCTTCCAGGCCTTCGGTTTCGCCACCCTGCTCTACATCTTCAGCATTGCGTTGATCGAAGCGGCGGGCCAATGGGTCCGCCAGACCAAGCGTTATCGTCAGGGAGCCGCCTGA
- a CDS encoding ABC transporter substrate-binding protein has protein sequence MKKLTALTALTLAIVSGLAHADRLEDIKKSGVLRVASFDSNPPFGFIDAKTKQIEGLDVDYAKAIADKLGVKLQLQPTNPANRVPLLVANKVDLVLANFTITPERAEQVNFSIPYFSSGQQFIVKKGTLKSQDDLNKWRVGVDKGTTNEGVLREKFPGAKVVAYDDTPFAFTALRNGNVQAITQDGPKLIGLLANVPDKDKYEVPPFTISNDLIGVGVPKGETALTEVVNQTLVELEAKGQAQKIYDTWFGPDTKTPLTRLYKIGDKS, from the coding sequence ATGAAAAAATTGACTGCCCTCACTGCCCTCACCCTCGCGATCGTCTCGGGCCTGGCCCATGCCGACCGCCTGGAAGACATCAAGAAATCCGGCGTATTGCGCGTCGCCTCGTTCGACAGCAACCCGCCCTTCGGCTTCATCGATGCCAAGACCAAACAGATCGAAGGCCTGGACGTGGACTATGCCAAGGCCATCGCCGACAAGCTCGGCGTGAAGCTGCAACTGCAGCCGACCAACCCGGCCAACCGCGTGCCCTTGCTGGTGGCGAACAAGGTCGACCTGGTGCTGGCCAACTTCACCATCACCCCGGAACGTGCCGAGCAGGTCAACTTCAGCATTCCCTACTTCAGCTCCGGCCAGCAGTTCATCGTCAAGAAAGGCACCCTCAAGTCCCAGGACGACCTGAACAAGTGGCGCGTCGGCGTCGACAAGGGCACCACCAACGAAGGCGTGCTGCGTGAGAAATTCCCGGGTGCCAAGGTCGTGGCCTACGACGACACCCCCTTTGCCTTCACGGCCCTGCGCAACGGCAACGTCCAGGCCATCACCCAGGACGGCCCGAAACTGATCGGCCTGCTGGCCAACGTGCCGGACAAGGACAAGTACGAAGTGCCGCCCTTCACCATCTCCAACGACCTGATCGGCGTGGGCGTGCCCAAGGGCGAGACGGCGCTGACCGAGGTGGTCAACCAGACGCTGGTGGAACTGGAGGCCAAGGGCCAGGCGCAGAAGATCTACGACACTTGGTTCGGCCCGGACACCAAGACCCCGCTGACCCGCCTGTACAAGATCGGCGACAAGAGCTGA
- a CDS encoding isopenicillin N synthase family dioxygenase encodes MPQPLDITALPLLDLSALDGSAEQRQVFLDALRQAARDVGFFYLTGHGVDNELLRQVQAHAWQFFALPEEEKAAVGMIHSPHFRGYNRAASEITRGQPDLREQFDVGAERQPIEVDEHTPTWARLQGPNLWPQKLPQLRPLLLEWQQQMTRMSLRLLRAFAEALSLPEGAFDPLYGDKPNEHIKLIRYPGRAANESNQGVGAHKDSGFLSFLLQDQQAGLQVEVEEGRWIDARPRDNTLVVNIGELLELATNGYLRATVHRVQSPPAGSERLSIAFFLGAQLDAVVPLYPLPTALLREARGPASDPDNPLFRDVGWNYLKGRLRSHPDVAQRFYADALAPKAVSA; translated from the coding sequence ATGCCGCAGCCGCTGGATATCACTGCATTACCGCTGTTGGACCTTTCTGCACTCGACGGCAGCGCCGAGCAACGCCAGGTATTTCTTGACGCACTGCGTCAGGCTGCGCGGGATGTTGGTTTCTTCTATCTGACCGGTCACGGTGTCGACAACGAGCTGCTGCGGCAGGTCCAGGCGCATGCCTGGCAGTTCTTCGCCTTGCCCGAGGAGGAAAAGGCGGCTGTCGGGATGATCCACTCGCCGCACTTTCGTGGCTACAACCGTGCGGCCTCGGAAATCACCCGGGGCCAGCCGGACCTGCGCGAGCAGTTCGACGTCGGCGCCGAACGCCAGCCTATTGAAGTAGACGAACACACGCCGACCTGGGCTCGCCTGCAAGGTCCGAACCTGTGGCCGCAGAAGCTGCCGCAGCTCAGGCCGTTGCTGCTGGAATGGCAACAGCAGATGACCCGCATGTCGCTGCGCCTGTTGCGCGCTTTCGCCGAGGCGCTGTCGCTGCCTGAAGGGGCCTTCGATCCGTTGTACGGCGACAAGCCCAACGAACACATCAAGCTGATCCGCTATCCGGGCCGCGCTGCGAACGAGAGCAACCAGGGCGTCGGGGCGCACAAGGATTCCGGTTTTCTCAGTTTTCTGCTGCAGGACCAGCAGGCCGGCCTGCAGGTGGAAGTCGAGGAGGGCCGCTGGATCGACGCGCGGCCACGGGACAACACCCTGGTGGTGAACATTGGCGAGCTGCTGGAGCTGGCCACCAACGGTTACCTGCGTGCCACGGTGCATCGCGTGCAATCGCCGCCGGCAGGTAGCGAACGACTGTCGATCGCTTTCTTCCTCGGTGCCCAACTCGATGCGGTGGTGCCGCTCTATCCGCTGCCCACCGCCTTGCTGCGCGAAGCACGCGGCCCTGCCAGTGATCCGGACAACCCGCTGTTTCGCGATGTGGGCTGGAACTACCTCAAGGGTCGACTGCGTTCGCACCCTGATGTCGCCCAGCGTTTCTACGCCGATGCACTGGCACCCAAGGCCGTCAGCGCCTGA